Proteins co-encoded in one Setaria viridis chromosome 9, Setaria_viridis_v4.0, whole genome shotgun sequence genomic window:
- the LOC140221386 gene encoding mitochondrial import receptor subunit TOM6 homolog: MFLGQIPRRPSKEAAYKQLRSHLIVMASCVAVIRAAPYILHFLTRDGDVQELKLEL, from the coding sequence ATGTTCCTAGGCCAGATTCCGCGGCGCCCGAGCAAGGAGGCGGCGTACAAGCAGCTGCGGTCGCACCTCATCGTCATGGCCTCCTGCGTCGCCGTCATCCGTGCCGCCCCCTACATCCTCCACTTCCTCACCCGCGACGGCGACGTCCAGGAGCTCAAGCTCGAGCTGTAG
- the LOC117840172 gene encoding type IV inositol polyphosphate 5-phosphatase 11, whose amino-acid sequence MGNCSSLTLPTWRSQLQNNSLVSTDEDGTHDGIKTIPIQKGCEFTTNSVLCVCIITWNMNGKMSVEDITKLVRSNRKFDLLVVGLQEAPKCDVSQVLQETMADTHILLGQKSMQSLQMLLFGSKSSEKYIGEMKVDKHAVGGFGGMIGRKKGAVAMYINFSGIRMVFVVCHLAAHEHKVEKRNSEFQHISRSLFSKYGKPYAQSADITVWLGDLNYRLEGISSIPARKMIEENRQSKLRGKDQLLQEAEKGEVFNGYYEGTLSFKPTYKYDVGSSIYDTSHKVRVPSWTDRILFKVDHSSGLDAVLSSYESLDCVRSSDHKPVKAHLCLSAQRG is encoded by the exons ATGGGAAACTGCAGCAGCCTTACTCTTCCAACATG GAGAAGCCAGCTACAGAATAACAGCCTGGTTTCTACTGATGAGGATGGGACTCACGATGGCATAAAGACAATTCCAATTCAGAAAGGTTGTGAATTCACCACCAACTCTGTGCTCTGTGTGTGTATCATCACATGGAACATGAATGGCAAG ATGTCTGTGGAAGATATAACAAAATTGGTAAGATCCAACAGAAAGTTTGATTTGCTAGTTGTTGGACTGCAAGAGGCACCAAAATGTGATGTTTCGCAAGTTCTGCAAGAAACCATGGCCGACACACACAT TCTATTAGGTCAGAAAAGCATGCAGTCTCTTCAGATGCTTCTTTTCGGATCAAAGAGTTCGGAGAAGTACATCGGAG AGATGAAGGTGGACAAACATGCAGTTGGAGGTTTTGGGGGTATGATTGGGAGAAAGAAAGGAGCTGTGGCCATGTACATCAACTTCAGTGGGATCCGGATGGTTTTTGTGGTCTGCCATCTTGCAG CTCATGAACACAAGGTGGAGAAGAGGAACTCAGAATTCCAGCATATTTCACGCTCACTCTTCTCCAAGTACGGTAAACCGTATGCCCAATCCGCAGACATAACAGTGTGGCTCGGTGATCTCAATTATAGACTCGAAGGAATAAGCTCGATACCTGCAAGGAAGATGATTGAGGAGAATCGTCAGAGT AAGCTAAGAGGCAAAGATCAGCTTCTTCAAGAAGCTGAAAAGGGCGAAGTGTTCAATGGATACTACGAAGGAACCCTGTCGTTTAAGCCAACATACAAGTACGATGTCGGAAGTAGCATCTACGATACAAGTCATAAG GTAAGAGTGCCTTCTTGGACAGACAGGATATTGTTCAAGGTCGACCATTCTTCAGGCTTGGATGCAGTATTAAGCTCATATGAATCCCTCGACTGTGTTAGGAGCTCCGATCACAAGCCTGTGAAAGCGCATCTTTGCCTCAGTGCGCAGCGAGGATGA
- the LOC117840374 gene encoding probable E3 ubiquitin-protein ligase ARI2 has product MDSDEDFYDVDDAYDDEEDEAMEGDDDDDEWQPQVEDSAPPELPLEFTAIKKESLSVAQQQDLSMVMGVFNIKQHHARALLIHYRWNTDRLNDHLDRKGQDRMLMEAGVVLQENNRVVSSAGSKTPSRKKVTCMVCFEDFSPRATPAMDCGHFFCNDCWTGYFVAALDSGKKQIRCMEVKCPAICDEDVVLRLLSRRDHSAAERLRDFLLQSYVDDNSAVKWCPSVPHCGRAIRLAAADAEPLCEVECPCGISFCFRCAATTHSPCPCVMWERWEAKRRSEAENVKWMLVNTKNCPKCFKPIIKEEGCNLITCKCGQYFCWLCGGATGAAHTWTSIAGHSCNRFEEKEKKVVDNAKRQLRRYEHYYNRFQNHGVSCKAEREKLGPAVAESAKKLEAHDSILIKDASWLANAHRSLLRCRQVLTQSYVFAFYMFDGEETRTRPLDPGSLTMAQRQNLFEDYQQQVEGNVERLSELLGRDMVELPEEEIMQARQDAVNLVKVVETHCRKMYSCIQDELLPMLVEPMSIASYQPGGPSKAKELPA; this is encoded by the exons ATGGACAGCGACGAAGACTTCTACGATGTCGACGACGCctacgacgacgaggaggacgaggcgatggagggggacgacgacgacgatgagtgGCAGCCCCAGGTGGAGGACTCCGCGCCGCCGGAGCTTCCACTGGAGTTTACG GCCATTAAAAAGGAGTCCCTTTCAGTGGCACAG CAGCAAGACCTCTCCATGGTGATGGGCGTGTTCAACATAAAGCAGCACCACGCGCGTGCTCTCCTCATCCACTACCGGTGGAACACCGATCGCCTCAACGACCACCTGGATAGGAAAGGACAAGACCGTATGCTCATGGAGGCAGGCGTCGTGTTGCAGGAGAACAACAGGGTGGTTTCATCAGCTGGTTCCAAGACACCCTCACGAAAGAAGGTGACCTGCATGGTGTGTTTCGAGGACTTCTCCCCACGTGCCACCCCGGCCATGGACTGCGGGCATTTCTTCTGCAACGACTGCTGGACCGGGTACTTTGTTGCCGCCCTTGACAGCGGCAAGAAGCAGATCCGGTGCATGGAGGTGAAGTGCCCTGCCATCTGTGACGAAGATGTGGTTCTGCGCCTCCTCAGCCGAAGAGACCATTCTGCAGCCGAGCGGCTCCGCGACTTCCTCCTCCAGTCATACGTGGATGACAACAGTGCCGTGAAGTGGTGCCCCAGCGTCCCGCACTGTGGCCGCGCGATCCGTCTGGCCGCCGCTGATGCGGAGCCACTGTGCGAGGTGGAGTGCCCCTGTGGCATCAGCTTCTGCTTCCGGTGCGCTGCGACCACGCACTCGCCGTGCCCATGCGTGATGTGGGAGCGCTGGGAGGCCAAGCGCCGCAGCGAGGCGGAGAACGTCAAGTGGATGCTCGTCAACACCAAGAACTGCCCCAAGTGCTTCAAGCCCATCATCAAGGAAGAAGGCTGCAACCTAATCACCTGCAAGTGCGGCCAGTATTTCTG CTGGCTGTGCGGTGGTGCCACCGGGGCTGCTCACACTTGGACCAGCATCGCAGGGCACAGCTGCAACCGCTttgaggagaaggagaagaaggtggTGGACAACGCCAAGCGGCAGCTGCGGCGGTACGAGCACTACTACAATCGGTTCCAGAACCACGGCGTGTCGTGCAAGGCGGAACGCGAGAAGTTAGGGCCGGCCGTCGCGGAGAGCGCGAAGAAGCTGGAGGCGCACGACAGCATCTTGATCAAGGACGCGTCATGGCTGGCCAACGCGCACCGGAGCCTGCTGCGGTGCCGCCAGGTGCTGACGCAGTCGTACGTGTTTGCCTTCTACATGTTTGACGGCGAGGAGACGCGGACTAGACCGCTGGATCCCGGGAGCCTGACCATGGCGCAGAGGCAGAATCTGTTCGAGGACTACCAGCAGCAGGTGGAGGGCAACGTCGAGCGGCTGTCTGAGCTGCTGGGAAGGGACATGGTTGAGCTGCCGGAAGAGGAGATCATGCAGGCGAGGCAGGACGCCGTCAACCTCGTCAAGGTCGTCGAGACGCACTGCAGGAAGATGTACAGCTGCATCCAGGACGAGCTACTGCCGATGCTCGTGGAGCCCATGTCCATCGCGTCGTACCAGCCTGGCGGCCCCAGCAAGGCCAAAGAGCTGCCGGCTTGA
- the LOC117836057 gene encoding probable E3 ubiquitin-protein ligase ARI1: protein MASDDEDECGYFYDEDDAEEDAAAGLEEGAAPPPERRADYWAITQESLPTAQKQDLSTVMNLLNVKQHQARALLIHHRWKMDGIYDCLDKGRERMLRDAGIVLQENNIMAAAGSTPWRIVHCNVCFEDIAVGVVLTMDCGHCFCNDCWTQHFYAAVESGKKQIRCMEVKCPAFCDEDHVRRLLGQKYPEMAKRFNRFLLESYLEDNDSVKWCPSAPNCGRAIRVGAGERYCEVECPCGLSFCFNCMALAHSPCPCIIWEKWNAKRSEGESIKWILANTKSCPKCFKAIEKNGGCNLVRCNCGQCMCWLCGGGTGVEHTWTSIAGHSCNRYKEDSRGKTADTSREQMQRYKHYYDRFKIHGDSCNTEKQKLGPTLKERVRLLEADLQRPLTIRDGDWLIRAHRRLLVSRQVLSRSYVFAYCMFGGDLRMQPHGRAGLGVARNLFEDQQEQLEQHVERLSALLAGADVAAMPEAEIVQAKQKAVTLVKTVERLCGEMYKCIQDELLTLLVEPMTIAAYRPDGPDKAEELAA, encoded by the exons ATGGCgagcgacgacgaggacgagtgCGGCTACTTCTACGACGAGGACGATgccgaggaggacgccgccgccggcctcgaggagggcgccgcgccgccgccggagcgccgcgCCGACTACTGG GCCATTACACAAGAGTCCCTTCCCACTGCACAG AAACAAGACCTGTCTACAGTGATGAACTTGCTCAATGTAAAACAACATCAAGCACGAGCTCTCCTCATCCACCACCGGTGGAAGATGGATGGaatctatgattgcttagataAGGGCCGAGAGCGCATGCTCAGAGATGCAGGTATTGTGCTGCAGGAGAATAATATTATGGCAGCAGCTGGTTCAACACCATGGAGAATTGTGCACTGCAATGTGTGTTTTGAGGACATTGCCGTGGGTGTAGTCTTGACCATGGACTGTGGGCATTGCTTCTGCAATGATT GTTGGACGCAGCATTTCTATGCCGCCGTAGAAAGCGGCAAAAAGCAGATTCGGTGCATGGAGGTGAAGTGCCCGGCCTTCTGTGATGAGGACCACGTGCGACGTCTCCTTGGCCAGAAATACCCCGAAATGGCCAAGCGGTTCAATCGCTTCCTGCTCGAGTCCTACCTTGAGGATAATGACTCTGTGAAGTGGTGCCCCAGCGCCCCAAATTGTGGCCGTGCAATCCGTGTGGGTGCTGGTGAGCGCTACTGTGAGGTGGAGTGCCCCTGTGGCTTAAGCTTCTGCTTTAACTGCATGGCACTGGCTCATTCACCTTGCCCGTGCATCATATGGGAGAAATGGAACGCCAAGCGTTCAGAGGGAGAGAGCATCAAATGGATCCTCGCTAACACCAAGAGCTGCCCCAAATGCTTTAAGGCCATTGAGAAGAACGGTGGCTGCAACCTTGTCCGCTGCAATTGCGGCCAGTGTATGTG TTGGCTCTGCGGTGGAGGGACCGGCGTGGAGCACACGTGGACCAGCATCGCGGGCCACAGCTGCAACCGTTACAAGGAGGATTCCCGCGGGAAGACCGCGGATACCAGCAGGGAGCAGATGCAGCGTTACAAGCACTACTACGACCGGTTCAAGATCCACGGCGACTCGTGCAACACGGAGAAGCAGAAGCTGGGGCCAACCCTGAAGGAGCGGGTGAGGCTGCTGGAGGCGGACCTCCAGCGTCCGCTGACGATCCGCGACGGGGACTGGCTGATCCGGGCGCACCGGCGCCTGCTGGTGTCGCGGCAGGTGCTGTCGCGGTCGTACGTGTTCGCCTACTGCATGTTCGGCGGCGACCTGCGGATGCAGCCACACGGGCGGGCGGGCCTGGGCGTGGCGCGCAACCTGTTCGAGGACCAGCAGGAGCAGCTGGAGCAGCACGTGGAGCGCCTGTCGGCGCTGCTCGCGGGCGCGGACGTGGCGGCGATGCCCGAGGCGGAGATCGTGCAGGCGAAGCAGAAGGCCGTCACGCTCGTCAAGACCGTGGAGAGGCTGTGCGGGGAGATGTACAAGTGCATCCAGGACGAGCTGCTGACGCTGCTCGTGGAGCCCATGACCATCGCGGCGTACCGGCCGGACGGCCCCGACAAGGCCGAGGAGCTCGCGGCGTGA